TCTCATCGGGTCGCACGGCGCCCACAAGTTTTGAGGTCGAGGTGAGTCAGGTGACGAACAGTCGCGGATTGAGAGCCGGAATCGGGGCGATCTGGCTTACGCTTCTCGCTTGCGCCGCCCCTTCGTCGGCCGCAGACGTCCTGCAGGTTGTCGCCACCCTTCCGGACCTCGCGGACATCGCCAGGCAGGTGGGTCAAGAGCGTGCCGAAGTGTCGAGCATCGCGGTTGGCTTTCAAGACCCGCACTACGTCGATCCAAAGCCGAGCTTCGTGGTGAAGCTGAACCGGGCCGATGTCTTCATCCAAGTGGGGCTCGACCTGGAGATAGGGTGGGTGCCGCCCCTTCTCAACCAGGCGCGAAATCCCAGAGTGATTCGAGGCGGTTCCGGGTGGATCGATGCCTCGGAAGGGATCGAGATCCTGGAGCGGCCCACTCGCGAGCTGTCGCGGGCGGAAGGCGACATCCACATCTATGGCAATCCCCACTACTGGATGGACCCCTTGAACGGTAAGATCATTGCCGCGCACATCGCGCGAGTGTTCTCGGCACTTCGGCCGGAGTGGGCTTCGGAGTTCGAGCGCAATCGAGAGGTCTTCGCCGGGCGCATCGACGAGGCGAACGAACGCTGGCAGGTGAGGATGGCACCTCACCGGGGGAAGGCAGTCGTCGCCTATCACAATAGCTGGCCCTATTTCGAAAGACGTTTCGGGCTCGAGATCGCCGGCTTCGTCGAGCCGAGGCCGGGAATTCCCCCGACGCCAAACGATCTCCTCCGCGTGATCAATCTGATGAAGAGCGAGAACATCAAGGTCGTTCTTCATTCCATCTACTACGACGACAAGCCGGCGCGTTTCGTAGCCCAGAAAGTGGGGGCCGAAGTAGTGACGCTCGCCACCTCGGTGGGGGGCGG
The Vicinamibacteria bacterium DNA segment above includes these coding regions:
- a CDS encoding metal ABC transporter substrate-binding protein; its protein translation is MTNSRGLRAGIGAIWLTLLACAAPSSAADVLQVVATLPDLADIARQVGQERAEVSSIAVGFQDPHYVDPKPSFVVKLNRADVFIQVGLDLEIGWVPPLLNQARNPRVIRGGSGWIDASEGIEILERPTRELSRAEGDIHIYGNPHYWMDPLNGKIIAAHIARVFSALRPEWASEFERNREVFAGRIDEANERWQVRMAPHRGKAVVAYHNSWPYFERRFGLEIAGFVEPRPGIPPTPNDLLRVINLMKSENIKVVLHSIYYDDKPARFVAQKVGAEVVTLATSVGGGEGVEDYIKLFDHNVGLLVDAFERTRLAR